From a single Piliocolobus tephrosceles isolate RC106 chromosome 21, ASM277652v3, whole genome shotgun sequence genomic region:
- the LOC111528734 gene encoding syncytin-1-like: MNRNNQLLWNIILMFGIVAIHAGFDDPRKAIELVQKQHGKPCDCNGGYISSAPTSSLSQVVCSGKTAYLLSDQKWKCKSPPKAISPSGPLKPCPCDSFKQSMHSSCYTEYEQCTSGNKTYYTAVLQESRSASAGGDWGTVQVLGATNKLMQSSCEGVKGQRVCWNIQAPVHISDGGGPQDTVREIVVQKKLEKIHKALYPQIHDHPLALPKTRDSTMLGTQTFEILNATYNMLKASNSNLAEDCWLCLQIGHPLPLAIPVHANYTSYYPSNGSCPVIPPLLVQPMQFSNSSCFISRSFNHTEEIDVGYVTFNNCSTVVNISEPLCAINGSVFVCGNNMAYTYLPQNWTGACVLASLLPDIDIIPGDEPVPIPAIDHVIYRPKRAVQFIPLLAGLEISTAIAAGSTGLGVSLTQYTKLSNQLISDIQAIPSTIQDLQDQVDSLAEVVLQNKRGLDLLTAEQGDICLALQERCCFYANKSGIVRDKIKNLQEDLKKRRKELAANPLLTGFHGLLPYLLPFLGPLLTLLLFLTLGPMIFNKLMAFVKQQIEAFQAKPIQVHYHRLEMNEQGGSHLAL, from the coding sequence ATGAACCGTAACAACCAACTTCTGTGGAACATCATCTTGATGTTCGGCATAGTTGCCATCCACGCTGGTTTTGACGATCCTCGTAAGGCTATCGAGTTGGTGCAAAAACAACACGGTAAGCCCTGTGACTGCAATGGCGGATATATATCATCCGCCCCAACATCCTCGCTCTCGCAAGTAGTCTGCTCAGGTAAGACAGCCTATCTACTATCTGATCAGAAGTGGAAGTGCAAATCACCCCCTAAAGCCATATCCCCTAGTGGGCCACTTAAGCCTTGCCCCTGCGATTCCTTTAAACAATCTATGCACAGCTCCTGCTATACTGAATATGAACAATGCACATCAGGCAACAAAACGTACTATACTGCTGTTCTACAAGAATCGCGTTCTGCAAGTGCTGGAGGTGACTGGGGTACAGTCCAGGTCTTAGGGGCCACTAATAaactcatgcaatcctcctgtgAAGGCGTCAAAGGACAGCGGGTCTGTTGGAATATTCAGGCCCCTGTTCATATTTCCGATGGGGGAGGCCCGCAAGACACAGTTAGAGAAATAGTTGTTCAAAAGAAGCTTGAAAAAATTCATAAAGCCTTATATCCCCAAATCCATGATCATCCCTTGGCTTTACCTAAGACAAGAGACAGCACCATGCTGGGCACTCAAACTTTTGAAATACTTAATGCTACATACAATATGCTTAAGGCTTCCAATTCAAACCTCGCTGAGGATTGTTGGCTTTGTCTACAAATAGGGCACCCTCTGCCTCTTGCTATACCTGTCCATGCCAATTACACCAGTTATTATCCTAGTAATGGTTCCTGCCCTGTCATCCCCCCTCTTTTAGTACAGCCCATGCAGTTTTCTAACTCCTCTTGTTTTATCTCCCGCTCCTTTAATCATACTGAGGAAATTGATGTAGGCTACGTCACATTCAACAACTGCAGTACCGTAGTTAACATCTCAGAGCCCCTTTGTGCTATCAATGGCTCAGTGTTCGTCTGCGGGAACAACATGGCTTATACTTACCTGCCCCAAAACTGGACAGGGGCCTGTGTCTTAGCCTCCCTTCTCCCTGACATAGATATCATTCCAGGAGATGAGCCTGTCCCCATCCCTGCCATTGATCATGTCATATACAGGCCAAAGCGAGCAGTACAGTTTATCCCCTTACTTGCAGGACTAGAAATATCTACCGCAATAGCGGCCGGATCTACAGGCCTAGGAGTCTCGTTAACTCAATACACCAAGTTATCCAATCAATTAATTTCAGATATACAGGCCATACCCAGCACCATACAAGATCTACAAGACCAGGTAGATTCACTGGCAGAAGTAGTACTACAAAATAAAAGAGGCTTAGACTTACTAACCGCAGAACAGGGAGACATTTGCTTGGCTCTACAGGAGAGATGCTGCTTCTATGCTAACAAGTCTGGAATTgtcagagacaaaataaaaaatctacaAGAAGACCTGAAAAAGCGTAGAAAAGAACTGGCCGCCAACCCGCTTTTGACCGGGTTCCACGGACTTCTTCCCTACCTCCTGCCGTTTTTAGGCCCTTTGCTTACCCTTCTGTTATTTCTTACTTTAGGACCTATGATATTTAACAAGCTCATGGCATTTGTTAAACAACAAATTGAAGCCTTCCAGGCAAAGCCTATACAGGTCCATTATCATCGCCTTGAAATGAATGAACAAGGTGGGTCACATCTAGCCTTATAA